One segment of Etheostoma spectabile isolate EspeVRDwgs_2016 unplaced genomic scaffold, UIUC_Espe_1.0 scaffold58, whole genome shotgun sequence DNA contains the following:
- the ky gene encoding kyphoscoliosis peptidase: protein MSATVATQKFSFPFSCAGAARLSQPDEGTQKGCVQVKALELHDLQVNPILSEASPAAVVGALVQKENHAQESPKPPPAGYTAAARVLQVRSAQAVVPRQSVVEKLTVESEDQRPAAKRQLSSESAARTITVVKKSAVRKDAEEHRDLKPKAHLGKSVSPHPVAVGKRRRRKDLFTNTEVFHRVDSHVIRTGAELKDKCVYDVKTIVQSIIQGARNELERLRAIWVWLCHNIEYDVSGYLGRSQKLSSPEEVIAAGRGVCCGYSSLCAEMCREVGIECQEVPGHSKGIGYLQGQSLKHVKSDHLWNSVLLGGQWFLLDACWGAGRVDMERESFVKRFDDFYFLTDPEEFIDSHFPDEEKWQLLDSPIPLGEFERRVFKTSAFFTMGLRLIQPHQFHIVTDDGEANVSLGFSRPTTFTYEITQHQDLLHCGAPEQKESSHSSFGLLTVSHRSMKLQLLPPASGVYDVKVFARPEAATTALIWVCSFTVECPIPRAREEIPENPFLSWGLQPVAGSLGITGSSQGSKAAEVEDSVYQLALKTSRPLMVLCELVHPELETAVAKRCLASQIQPDALTCHVLCPLRGFYRLSVFVRDYEKTEVKFQNAANFLLHCKGNVVRPDELFPPHLGTACGPGTRTSEAGLSKFSHTSALVSTQQGKCNITFHNQRDLELHTVLSREENKTAAVPLSRHLFCTYTDSKVTVSVSLPDAGVYRLGLYAKITPGGDFSPMCDFVLRNSCNQPGLPFPCVYSAWRKGFVLFEPRVGLLEPLSWVRFRVRVPGAQRVSVMGETRTDLKLNKSRVWEGEVFSGNGLQQLKLAATSGESSDMAVLMTFDIMQLEKEV from the exons ATGTCAGCTACAGTTGCAACTCAGAAGTTCTCTTTCCCCTTCTCCTGTGCTGGTGCTGCCCGCCTCTCTCAGCCAGACGAGGGGACCCAGAAGGGATGCGTCCAGGTGAAGGCCCTGGAGCTTCATGACCTCCAGGTGAACCCAATCTTGAGCGAAGCGAGccctgctgctgttgtaggaGCTCTGGTTCAGAAGGAGAACCATGCCCAGGAGAGTCCAAAGCCTCCTCCTGCGGGGTACACGGCAGCTGCCCGGGTCCTGCAGGTCAGGTCTGCTCAGGCTGTGGTCCCCAGGCAGAGTGTAGTTGAGAAACTGACCGTTGAAAGTGAAGATCAGCGTCCCGCGGCAAAGAGACAGCTGTCGTCTGAGAGCGCAGCCAGGACCATCACCGTGGTGAAGAAGAGTGCAGTGAGGAAGGACGCGGAGGAACACAGGGACCTGAAACCCAAAGCACACCTAGGGAAGAGCGTGTCGCCGCACCCTGTGGCGGTAGGGAAGAGGAGGCGTCGAAAGGACCTCTTTACCAACACCGAGGTCTTCCACAGGGTCGATTCCCATGTCATCAGGACAGGAGCAGAG CTGAAGGAtaagtgtgtgtatgatgtGAAGACGATAGTACAGAGCATCATCCAAGGAGCCAGAAATGAGCTGGAGAGGCTGCGTGCCATCTGGGTCTGGCTGTGCCACAACATCG AGTATGACGTGAGTGGGTACCTTGGCCGCTCACAGAAGCTGAGCTCCCCAGAGGAGGTGATAGCGGCTGGTCGGGGCGTTTGCTGCGGCTACTCCAGCCTCTGTGCAGAGATGTGCag AGAGGTCGGCATCGAGTGCCAAGAAGTGCCGGGCCACAGTAAAGGCATCGGGTACCTTCAGGGCCAGAGCCTCAAGCATGTGAAATCGGATCACCTGTGGAACTCTGTGCTTCTGGGAGGACAGTGGTTCCTATTGGACGCCTGCTGGGGAGCAGGACGAGTAGATATGGAACGTGAAAGCTTCGTCAAAAG GTTTGATGATTTCTATTTCCTAACGGACCCTGAGGAGTTCATAGATTCACACTTCCCTGATGAGGAGAAATGGCAGCTCCTGGACTCGCCCATCCCCCTGGGGGAGTTTGAGAGGAGGGTCTTCAAGACCTCGGCCTTCTTCACCATGGGGCTCAGGCTAATTCAGCCTCATCAGTTTCACATTGTCACAG ATGACGGCGAGGCAAATGTGTCCCTCGGCTTCTCCAGGCCAACCACTTTTACCTATGAGATCACACAGCACCAGGACCTTCTCCATTGTGGCGCTCCGGAGCAGAAAGAGTCCAGCCACTCCTCCTTTGGCCTTCTGACGGTCTCCCATCGGAGCATGAAGCTGCAGCTCCTGCCGCCTGCAAGCGGCGTGTACGATGTGAAGGTGTTTGCCCGGCCTGAAGCAGCCACCACGGCTCTGATTTGGGTCTGCTCCTTTACAGTGGAGTGTCCGATCCCCAGGGCCAGGGAGGAGATCCCAGAGAACCCCTTCTTGTCTTGGGGCCTGCAGCCTGTAGCAGGGTCCCTGGGCATTACTGGCAGCAGCCAGGGCAGCAAGGCGGCTGAGGTGGAAGACAGTGTCTACCAGTTGGCGCTGAAGACGTCCAGGCCTCTGATGGTGCTGTGTGAACTGGTCCACCCAGAGCTGGAAACTGCTGTAGCCAAGCGCTGCCTGGCTTCTCAGATTCAACCGGACGCCCTGACCTGCCACGTCCTGTGTCCCTTGCGTGGCTTCTACCGGCTGTCCGTGTTCGTGCGAGACTATGAGAAAACAGAAGTCAAGTTCCAGAATGCTGCAAACTTCCTGTTGCACTGCAAAGGGAACGTGGTCCGCCCGGACGAGCTCTTCCCTCCCCACCTGGGCACGGCGTGCGGGCCGGGGACCCGCACGTCAGAGGCGGGGCTGTCCAAATTCAGCCACACGTCAGCGCTGGTGAGCACCCAGCAAGGCAAGTGTAACATCACCTTCCACAACCAGCGGGACCTTGAGCTTCACACTGTGCTCAGCAGGGAAGAGAACAAAACGGCAGCCGTCCCGCTATCACGCCACCTTTTctgcacatacacagacagcAAGGTGACGGTGAGCGTCAGCCTGCCCGATGCCGGGGTGTATCGGCTGGGGCTGTATGCCAAGATCACCCCTGGTGGAGATTTCAGCCCCATGTGTGACTTTGTCCTGAGGAACAGCTGTAATCAGCCTGGTCTTCCGTTCCCCTGCGTCTACTCAGCCTGGAGGAAAGGCTTTGTGCTCTTTGAGCCCCGCGTGGGCCTGCTGGAGCCCCTCTCGTGGGTCCGCTTCAGGGTGAGGGTCCCCGGGGCCCAGAGAGTGAGCGTGATGGGAGAGACGCGAACTGATCTGAAACTGAATAAGAGCAGAGTCTGGGAGGGGGAGGTTTTCAGTGGAAACGGTCTCCAACAACTGAAACTGGCTGCGACGTCAGGAGAGTCTAGTGACATGGCTGTTCTGATGACCTTTGACATCATGCAGTTGGAGAAAGAAGTGTGA